A DNA window from bacterium contains the following coding sequences:
- the ispF gene encoding 2-C-methyl-D-erythritol 2,4-cyclodiphosphate synthase: MKVGIGYDIHRLVTGRKLVLGGVEIPFEKGLSGHSDADVLAHSICDAILGALGKGDIGLHFPDTDPKYKDISSLILLGKVSEIMTEANFQVNNLDSIIIAQSPRLSPYIEEMKKNVSGVLNSSREVINIKATTNEGLGLIGQGEGIAAYTIVSLTEL, encoded by the coding sequence ATGAAAGTAGGTATTGGCTACGACATCCATCGGCTGGTTACAGGGAGAAAATTAGTATTGGGGGGTGTAGAAATACCTTTTGAGAAGGGGCTGTCTGGCCACTCTGATGCAGACGTTTTAGCCCATTCCATCTGTGATGCAATTCTTGGCGCATTAGGAAAGGGCGATATAGGCCTTCATTTTCCGGATACTGACCCAAAGTATAAAGATATCTCATCTCTGATTCTTTTGGGAAAAGTTTCTGAAATTATGACTGAAGCAAATTTTCAGGTAAATAATCTCGATTCGATAATTATAGCTCAGAGTCCCCGCCTTTCGCCCTATATTGAAGAAATGAAAAAGAATGTTAGCGGAGTTCTAAACAGTAGTCGAGAAGTAATAAATATTAAAGCCACAACCAATGAAGGATTGGGATTGATTGGTCAGGGCGAAGGAATAGCTGCTTATACTATAGTTTCACTCACAGAGCTTTAA